One stretch of Ipomoea triloba cultivar NCNSP0323 chromosome 8, ASM357664v1 DNA includes these proteins:
- the LOC116027385 gene encoding protein AE7-like: protein MVSELINANPIVYEKKERRVRIPAADVDEYAVEPIDQLEIFDHLRDIKDPEHPYSLEELKVISEDAVEVDDKRSYVRVTFTPTVEHCSMATIIGLCLRVKLMRCLPSRYKVDIRVAPGTHATEAAVNKQLNDKERVAAALENPNLVDIVDECLAPSYES from the exons ATGGTTTCTGAATTGATTAATGCTAATCCCATTGTTTATGAGAAGAAGGAACGTCGAGTTCGAATCCCAGCAGCTGATGTGGATGAATATGCTGTTGAACCAATTGACCAACTAGAAATATTTG ATCATCTTAGAGACATAAAAGATCCAGAGCATCCTTATTCTTTAGAAGAGCTGAAAGTTATATCAGAAGATGCCGTTGAAGTAGATGACAAGCGGAGCTATGTCAG GGTCACATTCACTCCAACTGTTGAGCACTGCAGCATGGCAACAATCATTGGCTTGTGCTTGCGAGTGAAACTTATGCGCTGTTTGCCTTCTCGTTATAAA GTTGATATTAGAGTCGCACCAGGAACTCATGCCACTGAAGCTGCAG TAAATAAGCAATTGAACGACAAAGAACGAGTCGCTGCAGCTTTGGAAAATCCCAACCTCGTGGACATAGTTGACGAATGCCTTGCTCCATCTTATGAATCGTGA
- the LOC116027384 gene encoding vacuolar protein sorting-associated protein 25-like isoform X2 — MELSSNLPCIKPVRDTREKQIQLWKELIIDYCKTQNVFVIGLEEDFPLFSNPAIERSLSHEAREAFLSALVSDGHAEWMDKGHRKCLILWHRIQDWADLILRFVRENGLEDSVMTVEEIRSGTESRGTELHGMDRTVLMRALKLLENKGKLALFKGTYADDEGVKFSL; from the exons ATGGAGCTCAGCTCAAATCTTCCGTGTATCAAG CCTGTGAGGGATACTCGGGAGAAACAGATACAATTATGGAAGGAGTTGATAATTGATTATTGTAAGACGCAAAATGTTTTCGTGATTGGACTTGAAGAGGACTTTCCATTGTTCAGTAATCCTGCAATTGAAA GATCTCTTAGCCATGAAGCAAGGGAAGCATTTCTATCGGCTTTGGTTTCTGATG GCCATGCAGAATGGATGGATAAAGGTCATAGGAAATGCTTAATTCTTTGGCATAGAATCCAAGATTGGGCCGACTTAATATTGCGCTTT GTCAGGGAAAATGGTTTGGAGGACAGTGTAATGACAGTTGAAGAAATACGTTCTGGGACGGAGTCTAGGGGAACAG AGCTTCACGGGATGGATCGTACAGTTCTTATGCGAGCATTGAAGCTACTAGAAAACAAGGGGAAGCTTGCATTATTCAAGGGAACTTATGCTGATGATGAGGGTGTCAAGTTTTCATTATGA
- the LOC116027384 gene encoding vacuolar protein sorting-associated protein 25-like isoform X1: MAGRVRKSITFSGFTLAKFAISPSMELSSNLPCIKPVRDTREKQIQLWKELIIDYCKTQNVFVIGLEEDFPLFSNPAIERSLSHEAREAFLSALVSDGHAEWMDKGHRKCLILWHRIQDWADLILRFVRENGLEDSVMTVEEIRSGTESRGTELHGMDRTVLMRALKLLENKGKLALFKGTYADDEGVKFSL; the protein is encoded by the exons ATGGCAGGCCGGGTCAGAAAGTCAATCACCTTCTCCGGTTTCACTCTGGCCAAATTTGCCATCAGTCCATCGATGGAGCTCAGCTCAAATCTTCCGTGTATCAAG CCTGTGAGGGATACTCGGGAGAAACAGATACAATTATGGAAGGAGTTGATAATTGATTATTGTAAGACGCAAAATGTTTTCGTGATTGGACTTGAAGAGGACTTTCCATTGTTCAGTAATCCTGCAATTGAAA GATCTCTTAGCCATGAAGCAAGGGAAGCATTTCTATCGGCTTTGGTTTCTGATG GCCATGCAGAATGGATGGATAAAGGTCATAGGAAATGCTTAATTCTTTGGCATAGAATCCAAGATTGGGCCGACTTAATATTGCGCTTT GTCAGGGAAAATGGTTTGGAGGACAGTGTAATGACAGTTGAAGAAATACGTTCTGGGACGGAGTCTAGGGGAACAG AGCTTCACGGGATGGATCGTACAGTTCTTATGCGAGCATTGAAGCTACTAGAAAACAAGGGGAAGCTTGCATTATTCAAGGGAACTTATGCTGATGATGAGGGTGTCAAGTTTTCATTATGA